In Psychrobacter immobilis, a single genomic region encodes these proteins:
- a CDS encoding BCCT family transporter, translating to MSKLPRSTILLPVFVPAAAIMLLLVIGTAINPDAAGELFSKVLAFTTDTFGWFYMLAVAIFLMFIIALAFSPYGSIKLGPDHAEAEYKFLEWFAMLFSAGYGIALLFYGVAEPVLHFASPPLSTPQTIEAAKEAMQIAYFHWGFHIWAIYGVVGLSLAYFSFRHGLPLSVRSTLYPLIGDKIYGPIGHTVDVFAIVGTMFGIATSLGLSVAQINAGLNYLLPEMVPVNTTVQVIIIALVTAAALVSVLAGMDKGVKRLSILNMVLATALMLFVFIVGPSIFILNAFMENTGSYLGNIVERTFSLQAYQSSDWIGSWTLFIFAWTIAWAPFVGLFIAKISRGRTIREFVLGVMLVPTLFTFFWFSVFGDTALHMIMVDGYDALISEVQNNQAIALFKLLENLPFTQIVSSLTVLLIITFFVTSSDSGSLVIDSLAAGGRSDTPWWQRSFWVVTEGAVAAVLLIAGGLSALQTAAIVSALPFAIIILISTFGMWRALRIEGHRNQSLANDNHLPPHLLKLDAWRDRIDYITNQPTRDKVLGYIKGTVLSSMHEVAEKFAETGWLPDVNYDEVNNRAVLELRRGDNVEFWYEVRLSEHEIPDYYTEDMANELPQEHHHRAEVYLRRGGQTYDLYGYQSESVINDIIDQFEKYLHFLNVSPDSLPWRMQEHDEDITLEQGSVFDK from the coding sequence ATGAGTAAATTACCTCGCTCCACTATTTTGTTGCCGGTTTTTGTACCGGCAGCAGCGATTATGCTGTTATTGGTGATTGGCACAGCCATCAACCCTGACGCTGCTGGCGAGCTGTTCAGCAAAGTGCTGGCATTTACCACCGACACTTTCGGCTGGTTTTATATGTTGGCAGTCGCCATATTTTTGATGTTTATTATCGCCTTGGCATTTTCGCCTTATGGCAGTATTAAATTGGGCCCTGACCATGCGGAGGCTGAGTATAAGTTTCTGGAATGGTTTGCCATGCTTTTTTCCGCAGGCTATGGCATAGCCTTGCTGTTTTATGGCGTAGCAGAGCCAGTATTGCATTTTGCCAGTCCGCCACTTTCCACGCCGCAGACGATTGAAGCTGCCAAAGAAGCTATGCAAATTGCCTATTTTCATTGGGGTTTTCATATTTGGGCGATTTATGGCGTAGTAGGTTTGTCGCTGGCGTATTTCTCTTTTCGTCATGGCTTGCCATTGTCGGTACGCTCAACGCTATATCCATTAATCGGTGACAAAATCTATGGCCCTATTGGACATACCGTTGATGTGTTTGCGATCGTGGGCACGATGTTTGGTATCGCCACCAGCTTGGGTCTATCGGTGGCGCAAATTAACGCGGGTCTAAATTATTTGCTACCAGAGATGGTGCCAGTTAATACGACGGTGCAGGTTATTATCATTGCTTTAGTAACAGCAGCTGCCTTGGTATCCGTGCTGGCAGGTATGGACAAAGGCGTCAAGCGCTTGTCTATCTTAAACATGGTATTGGCAACGGCACTCATGTTATTTGTCTTTATCGTTGGTCCGTCGATCTTTATTCTCAATGCTTTTATGGAAAACACGGGCAGCTATCTGGGCAATATCGTTGAGCGTACTTTTAGCTTGCAAGCATACCAATCGAGTGATTGGATCGGTAGTTGGACACTATTTATTTTCGCATGGACGATTGCTTGGGCGCCTTTTGTGGGTCTGTTCATTGCCAAAATCAGTCGCGGTCGCACCATTCGTGAGTTTGTATTGGGCGTCATGTTAGTGCCAACGTTATTTACCTTCTTTTGGTTTTCGGTGTTTGGTGATACAGCACTGCATATGATTATGGTTGATGGCTACGACGCGCTGATTAGCGAGGTGCAAAACAACCAAGCAATTGCGTTATTTAAATTGCTAGAGAATTTACCATTTACACAGATTGTCTCATCATTGACAGTACTGTTAATTATTACTTTTTTTGTGACGTCATCGGATTCAGGGTCATTAGTGATTGACTCGCTCGCTGCGGGTGGACGCAGTGATACGCCTTGGTGGCAGCGCTCGTTTTGGGTGGTAACTGAAGGGGCGGTCGCAGCGGTTCTACTTATCGCAGGCGGTCTAAGTGCACTACAAACAGCGGCTATCGTTAGTGCTTTACCGTTTGCGATCATTATATTGATTTCGACATTTGGTATGTGGCGCGCACTACGTATTGAAGGACATCGCAATCAAAGCCTAGCCAATGACAATCATTTGCCGCCGCATCTACTTAAGCTTGACGCATGGCGTGATCGTATTGACTATATCACCAATCAACCAACGCGAGATAAAGTGCTGGGTTATATCAAAGGTACGGTTTTATCATCGATGCATGAGGTGGCAGAGAAGTTTGCCGAAACAGGCTGGTTGCCTGATGTAAATTATGATGAGGTCAATAACCGTGCTGTATTGGAATTAAGACGCGGTGACAATGTAGAGTTCTGGTATGAAGTTCGTTTGTCAGAGCATGAAATTCCTGACTATTATACGGAAGATATGGCCAATGAATTACCACAAGAGCACCATCATCGTGCTGAGGTGTATTTGCGCCGTGGTGGTCAAACCTATGATTTATATGGCTATCAATCAGAGTCAGTGATTAACGATATTATTGATCAGTTCGAAAAATACCTACACTTCTTAAATGTGTCGCCAGATAGTTTGCCGTGGCGTATGCAGGAGCATGATGAGGACATCACACTAGAGCAGGGCAGTGTGTTTGATAAGTAA
- the dusB gene encoding tRNA dihydrouridine synthase DusB — MSTDSPALPSSLPVSDHPLLQPLNIGGLTIENRLMVAPMAGVTDNPFRRLCKSFGAGHAVSEMIIADTALYARKKSLYRANFDNEIAPISAQIAGAEPDKLAEAARYQIDNGAQIIDINMGCPAKKVCRRLAGSALLQDEDLVARLLDAAVNSVNAPVTLKTRLGYENGRENILRVAKRAEQAGIAAIAIHGRTREDMYTGEARYELIREVKESINIPVIANGDIDSAQKAQRVYELTGCDAVMIGRAAQGQPWIFRDIEHFLRTGESLDAPSVSEIKEIVLAHLQELYDFYGEYSGCRIARKHIAWYTTGIPNSNAFRQAMYGEESTAGQFRVVEDFLQAHG, encoded by the coding sequence ATGTCTACTGATTCTCCTGCTTTACCGTCGTCTTTGCCAGTATCTGACCATCCATTATTGCAACCATTGAATATTGGTGGCTTGACGATTGAAAACCGCCTCATGGTTGCTCCTATGGCGGGCGTGACAGACAATCCTTTTCGGCGATTGTGTAAATCATTTGGTGCCGGTCATGCGGTGAGTGAAATGATTATCGCTGACACGGCGCTTTACGCGCGCAAAAAGTCCTTGTATCGTGCCAATTTTGACAATGAAATTGCGCCTATATCAGCGCAAATTGCAGGGGCTGAGCCTGATAAATTGGCAGAAGCGGCACGTTATCAGATTGATAATGGCGCGCAAATTATTGATATCAATATGGGCTGCCCTGCCAAAAAAGTTTGCCGTAGGCTGGCAGGTTCTGCACTGTTGCAAGACGAAGATTTGGTTGCGCGCTTGTTAGATGCGGCGGTAAATAGCGTAAATGCCCCCGTGACCTTAAAAACGCGATTGGGTTATGAAAACGGTCGTGAGAATATCTTGCGTGTGGCGAAGCGTGCTGAGCAAGCAGGTATTGCGGCGATTGCCATTCATGGGCGCACGCGCGAGGATATGTACACTGGCGAGGCGCGTTATGAGCTGATACGCGAAGTTAAAGAAAGCATCAACATTCCCGTCATTGCCAATGGCGATATCGATAGCGCGCAAAAAGCCCAGCGTGTCTATGAGTTGACAGGTTGTGATGCTGTGATGATTGGGCGTGCTGCCCAAGGACAACCATGGATATTCCGTGATATCGAGCACTTCTTACGCACTGGTGAGAGTCTTGATGCACCGAGCGTCAGTGAGATAAAAGAGATCGTATTGGCGCATTTGCAAGAGCTATATGACTTTTATGGTGAGTACTCTGGCTGCCGTATCGCTCGCAAGCACATTGCTTGGTATACCACAGGCATTCCTAATTCTAATGCTTTTCGCCAAGCAATGTATGGTGAAGAAAGTACCGCTGGACAGTTTCGCGTGGTCGAAGATTTTTTGCAGGCGCACGGATAG
- a CDS encoding DUF1622 domain-containing protein, giving the protein MIATLAHYIDLIAKIVEVIGVLIMFFGLFFAFYRGIRLTSGFNHETYIEVRQTVGKSILLGLEVLIAADIMATVVTEPTLRSVLVLGFIVLIRTFLSLSLQVELEGKFPWQKENTALKKEPSTAKVDEP; this is encoded by the coding sequence TTGATTGCAACTCTAGCTCATTACATTGATTTAATTGCTAAGATAGTCGAGGTCATTGGCGTACTTATTATGTTTTTTGGACTGTTTTTTGCTTTTTATCGAGGGATTCGCCTAACCAGTGGGTTTAACCATGAGACCTATATCGAAGTCAGACAAACCGTCGGTAAATCTATTTTGTTAGGATTAGAAGTCCTCATCGCCGCTGATATTATGGCGACTGTCGTCACAGAACCGACGTTACGCAGCGTCCTAGTACTAGGTTTTATCGTACTCATTCGGACTTTTTTGAGCTTGTCACTACAAGTAGAATTAGAAGGCAAATTCCCTTGGCAAAAAGAAAATACCGCACTCAAAAAAGAACCAAGTACCGCTAAAGTGGACGAGCCTTAA
- a CDS encoding SDR family NAD(P)-dependent oxidoreductase → MANPSKKAINKAVKDKHIIITGASSGIGERTAYLLSECGAHVILLARTEDKLKAVKESIEELGGNASYYPCDLTNMDDIEKVSTQILADFGHVDVLVNNAGRSIRRSVHESIDRFHDFERTMDINYFGAVKIVLGFLPRMIERQTGQIVNISSIGVLANSPRFAAYVASKSALDAFSRCLAAEVKGDNVTITNIFMPLVRTPMIEPTKLYRYMPALMPDEAAMMVAKAIVHKPNSIASNMGKFASATYSLAPAINVGIQSMGYRIFPSTRAGLTTDKKPNLAQRAFARILPGEHH, encoded by the coding sequence ATGGCCAATCCCTCAAAAAAAGCAATCAACAAAGCGGTCAAAGATAAGCATATCATTATCACAGGGGCATCAAGCGGTATTGGTGAGCGTACAGCATATTTACTTAGTGAATGCGGTGCGCATGTTATCTTATTAGCACGTACCGAAGACAAACTAAAAGCCGTTAAAGAAAGTATCGAGGAGCTTGGTGGCAATGCCAGTTATTACCCTTGTGATTTGACCAATATGGATGATATCGAAAAAGTTAGCACGCAAATTTTGGCAGATTTCGGACATGTTGATGTCTTGGTCAATAACGCTGGTCGTTCAATTCGGCGTTCGGTTCACGAGTCTATTGATCGTTTCCATGATTTTGAGCGTACTATGGATATCAATTACTTTGGCGCGGTTAAAATAGTTCTTGGGTTTTTGCCGAGGATGATTGAACGTCAGACTGGTCAAATTGTGAATATCTCATCGATTGGCGTATTGGCAAACAGTCCGCGTTTTGCCGCTTATGTTGCCTCAAAATCGGCATTGGACGCTTTTAGCCGCTGCTTAGCTGCTGAAGTGAAGGGCGATAATGTGACGATTACCAATATTTTTATGCCATTGGTGCGTACGCCTATGATTGAGCCTACTAAGTTATACCGTTACATGCCTGCATTAATGCCTGATGAAGCCGCGATGATGGTTGCCAAAGCGATTGTCCATAAACCAAACAGTATTGCCAGCAACATGGGTAAATTTGCGTCAGCTACTTATTCACTGGCACCAGCAATCAACGTTGGTATTCAGTCGATGGGTTATCGTATTTTTCCAAGCACCCGCGCTGGACTGACTACCGATAAGAAGCCAAACCTTGCTCAGCGTGCTTTTGCCAGAATACTGCCTGGTGAGCATCATTAG
- a CDS encoding peptidylprolyl isomerase, whose protein sequence is MARTASALHILVKHKEQAEDIIAKLQKGAKFDVLAKRHSTCPSGKKGGSLGEFQQGDMVPPFDKICFSGKLFTPHLVKTKFGWHVVKVLYRT, encoded by the coding sequence ATGGCTCGTACAGCTAGCGCATTACACATTTTAGTAAAACACAAAGAGCAGGCTGAAGACATTATTGCCAAGCTTCAAAAAGGCGCTAAGTTCGATGTGCTGGCGAAACGACATTCAACCTGCCCATCAGGTAAAAAAGGCGGCAGCTTAGGTGAGTTTCAACAAGGCGACATGGTACCGCCATTTGACAAAATCTGCTTCAGCGGCAAACTCTTCACCCCACATTTGGTAAAAACCAAATTTGGCTGGCATGTGGTCAAAGTACTCTACAGGACATAA
- a CDS encoding LLM class flavin-dependent oxidoreductase, whose translation MNMPNHSGSAPFVLSVLDNAFTGVSHTAEDTFQEMIALAKLADKRGFQRFWMSEHHAMPGASVPSPQMMVARLTGETERIRLGAGGIMLPNHVPLVIAEQFGMLDAMAPGRIDLGLGRALGTDGATASALRRHKAANDEFPQQVAELLGFLENSFPKDHPYHAVHAVPGPWQAEQNRVPPSKTAADVWILGSSTYSAHLAAKLGRPYAFALQFGNADVLSAMRIYRENFRPSKILAKPYCLVSIGAIADEDPVEARRQSTSSAMAMLRMFQRKPFALLPPDEVAAFQGNMQERQIIEQYTDQTLHGTAAEVAKGLEDLQEQTGVDEVMMVVQGYSRRAQSRTVELIADHYGMPNH comes from the coding sequence ATGAATATGCCAAATCATTCAGGTAGCGCCCCTTTCGTTCTTTCGGTGCTCGACAATGCCTTCACCGGCGTTAGTCACACGGCAGAGGACACCTTTCAAGAGATGATTGCGCTTGCGAAATTGGCTGACAAAAGAGGCTTTCAGCGGTTTTGGATGTCTGAACATCATGCCATGCCTGGTGCTTCGGTGCCTTCACCGCAGATGATGGTGGCTCGGCTTACTGGGGAAACTGAGCGAATTAGGCTTGGTGCAGGCGGCATCATGCTACCGAATCATGTGCCTTTGGTCATTGCTGAACAATTTGGCATGCTCGATGCGATGGCGCCAGGACGAATTGATCTTGGTTTGGGACGGGCACTGGGTACGGATGGTGCAACGGCTTCCGCTTTGCGTCGGCATAAGGCAGCAAACGATGAATTTCCTCAGCAAGTCGCAGAGTTGTTGGGCTTTTTAGAAAACAGTTTTCCAAAAGACCATCCTTATCATGCGGTTCATGCGGTGCCAGGCCCATGGCAAGCCGAGCAAAACCGAGTACCCCCATCGAAGACCGCTGCTGATGTTTGGATCTTAGGGTCATCGACTTACTCCGCGCATCTGGCAGCAAAGCTGGGTAGACCTTATGCATTTGCTCTACAGTTTGGCAATGCTGATGTCTTAAGTGCCATGCGCATTTACCGAGAGAATTTCCGTCCTTCAAAAATTCTAGCCAAGCCATACTGCTTAGTCAGCATTGGCGCGATTGCGGACGAAGATCCTGTAGAGGCACGTCGCCAGTCAACATCGTCTGCCATGGCAATGTTGAGAATGTTTCAGCGCAAGCCTTTTGCTTTACTGCCTCCTGATGAAGTAGCCGCTTTTCAAGGCAATATGCAAGAGCGCCAGATTATTGAACAGTATACCGATCAAACCCTGCATGGCACTGCTGCCGAGGTCGCAAAAGGTTTAGAGGATCTTCAGGAGCAGACAGGTGTCGATGAGGTAATGATGGTGGTTCAGGGCTATTCGCGCCGCGCCCAATCGCGCACTGTTGAGCTAATCGCAGATCATTATGGTATGCCAAATCACTAG
- a CDS encoding MBL fold metallo-hydrolase has protein sequence MYKVAPLAELLGKTMGIVFQKPNYKTVYVAGDTVWNKEVEDAFTRYKPDAVILNTGYAKLTTFVDDSIIMGKEDVYRAYKFSPNAQIVSVHMDTVNHATLTKAELRRFIEEKHLDKQRALVPNDGQTYKF, from the coding sequence ATGTACAAAGTGGCACCATTAGCTGAACTACTGGGCAAAACGATGGGGATTGTATTCCAGAAACCAAACTACAAGACCGTTTATGTCGCAGGGGATACCGTTTGGAATAAGGAAGTGGAAGATGCATTCACTCGCTATAAGCCTGATGCGGTCATCCTTAATACAGGCTATGCGAAGTTAACTACCTTTGTTGATGACTCTATCATTATGGGTAAAGAGGATGTATACCGTGCGTATAAATTCTCTCCTAATGCTCAGATCGTGAGCGTGCACATGGATACGGTCAATCATGCCACCCTCACCAAGGCAGAGCTGCGCCGCTTTATCGAAGAAAAGCACTTAGACAAGCAGCGTGCGCTTGTCCCTAATGATGGTCAAACCTATAAATTCTAG
- a CDS encoding MBL fold metallo-hydrolase, with product MNIAKSLTGTTLLSGVMLLTACTTFASPAANSNAVKQTATNTVQFQQIRNATIKLDYAGTTFLVDPMLAAKNAYPGFDGTVNSQIRYPMVDLPMTVAEVLRADAIILTHLHADHWDDAARNLVPRDMPIFTQDEADTAIVRKDGFTNVIALTEQGFVFKGVTIHKTIGQHGTD from the coding sequence ATGAATATCGCAAAATCACTGACCGGCACCACACTGTTAAGTGGCGTCATGTTGTTAACGGCATGTACCACCTTTGCCAGTCCAGCAGCAAATTCTAACGCGGTAAAACAGACAGCTACCAATACCGTTCAATTTCAGCAAATCCGTAATGCCACGATCAAGCTTGATTATGCTGGCACCACGTTTTTAGTGGATCCGATGCTAGCAGCTAAAAACGCTTATCCAGGGTTTGATGGCACAGTAAATAGCCAAATACGCTATCCAATGGTGGATTTGCCGATGACTGTTGCCGAAGTGCTTAGGGCTGATGCCATTATCTTGACGCATCTTCATGCTGACCATTGGGATGATGCCGCACGCAACCTCGTGCCGCGTGACATGCCAATTTTTACCCAAGATGAAGCGGATACGGCAATCGTACGTAAAGATGGTTTTACCAATGTTATAGCATTAACAGAGCAAGGCTTTGTGTTTAAAGGCGTTACAATTCATAAAACCATCGGACAGCATGGTACTGATTAG
- a CDS encoding cysteine hydrolase family protein, whose translation MNTQALIVVDIQNEYFPQGNLSLVGINEAADNAALVIASAREKGHTVIHIRHEMPADAPIFTPGTDGVAINEKVKPIENEAVITKHYPNSFRETNLKELLDKEGIKEVTVIGAMSHMCVDATVRAAVDFGYTTTTVHDACATLDLEFNGTKVPAVQAHATIMAAIEFLYGEVIDTQTWIAR comes from the coding sequence ATGAACACACAAGCATTGATCGTTGTCGACATTCAAAATGAGTATTTCCCACAAGGTAACTTATCACTTGTAGGTATTAACGAAGCCGCTGATAATGCAGCTTTGGTGATTGCGTCTGCGAGAGAAAAAGGTCATACCGTCATTCATATCCGTCATGAAATGCCTGCTGACGCACCGATCTTTACGCCTGGTACCGATGGTGTAGCAATCAATGAAAAGGTAAAACCAATAGAGAATGAAGCCGTCATCACTAAGCATTACCCCAATTCGTTCCGTGAGACCAATCTGAAAGAGCTATTAGATAAAGAAGGTATCAAAGAAGTGACTGTGATTGGCGCCATGAGCCACATGTGTGTGGATGCCACAGTTCGTGCTGCAGTGGACTTTGGTTATACAACCACTACGGTTCATGATGCCTGTGCCACGCTTGATCTTGAATTTAATGGTACGAAAGTACCTGCTGTTCAGGCTCATGCCACCATCATGGCAGCGATTGAGTTTCTATATGGCGAAGTGATTGATACCCAAACTTGGATTGCCCGTTAA